In the genome of Coturnix japonica isolate 7356 chromosome 19, Coturnix japonica 2.1, whole genome shotgun sequence, one region contains:
- the KCTD7 gene encoding BTB/POZ domain-containing protein KCTD7, producing MVVVTGQSKASGDPDEAMSSSDAEDDFQEPATPTATQAGQALPLLPQQFPEVVPLNVGGAYFTTRLSTLRRYEDTMLAAMFSGRHYIPTDAEGRYFIDRDGTYFGDILNFLRSGDLPPRERVRPVYKEAQYYSIGPLLDHLEDIQPLKGEKVRQAFLGLMPYYKDHLERIIEIAKLRAVQRKARFAKLKVCVFKEEMPITPYECPHFNSLRFERSESEAKLFEHHCEVDVSFGPWEAVADVYDLLHCIVTDLSDRGITVDHQCIGVCDKHLINHYYCKRPIYEFKITWW from the exons ATGGTGGTAGTCACAGGGCAGAGCAAAGCGAGCGGAGACCCGGATGAGGCCATGTCGAGCTCGGATGCAGAGGATGATTTCCAAGAGCCAGCCACTCCCACGGCCACGCAGGCGGGACAGGCGCTGCcgctgctgccccagcag TTCCCAGAAGTCGTCCCACTGAATGTAGGAGGTGCGTATTTCACTACAAGGCTGTCAACGCTGCGGCGTTACGAGGACACCATGTTGGCGGCGATGTTCAGCGGGAGGCATTACATCCCCACGGATGCTGAAGGCAGATACTTCATTGACAGGGATGGAACTTACTTTGG AGACATCCTTAACTTTCTGCGATCTGGTGACCTGCCGCCAAGAGAGCGAGTGAGGCCAGTTTACAAGGAAGCTCAGTATTATTCCATAGGACCGTTGCTAGACCATCTAGAGGACATCCAGCCtctgaaaggagagaaagttAGGCAAGCTTTCCTGGGCCTAATGCCGTACTACAAAg ATCATTTGGAGCGGATAATTGAAATAGCAAAGCTTAGAGctgtgcaaagaaaagcaagatttgCCAAACTGAAAGTCTGTGTCTTCAAAGAGGAGATGCCCATCACTCCCTATGAGTGCCCACATTTCAATTCTTTACGTTTTGAAAGAAGTGAAAGTGAGGCCAAGCTGTTTGAACATCACTGCGAGGTGGATGTATCGTTCGGACCTTGGGAGGCTGTGGCTGATGTCTATGACCTTCTGCACTGTATTGTGACAGACCTGTCTGATAGAGGGATAACTGTGGATCATCAGTGTATTGGTGTGTGTGATAAACACCTGATAAATCACTATTACTGCAAACGTCCTATCTATGAGTTCAAGATCACTTGGTGGTGA